The genomic window CCGCGCTGTCACCCGACGAAAGCTTCGCCGCCACCGCAGGTCAGCAGGACTTGGTGCTATGGAACCTGATCAGTGGCCAGGCCGTGTGGTACTGGAGCTCACCGGCCGAAATTCTGGCCATGGATCTCAGCCGTGGCGCCGACTATGCCCTGCTGGGGCTCGCCAACCACGAAGCCGTCTATTTCGATATCAAGAATGGCGGCGTCAAACGCAGCCTGCGTCACGATGCACGGGTTCGCGCCGTAGACCTGAGTCTGGATGGTCGCCTGGCCCTGACCGGCTCCGACGCCTACAAGACCAGGCTTTGGGACCTGCAGTCCGGCGCGCTGCTACAGACGCTGGAGTTTGGCAATGTGGTCGATACTGTGGCGCTGTCCCCCGACAGCCGCCTGGCCTTTAGTGCCGGCAATCTCGATCGGGCGGTCATCTGGGATACGGCCAGCGGCGAAGTACTGCATACCCTGTCCGACTTTGGCAGCCTGTTTCAGCGTCGCATGAGCTTTCTCAGCGCGCGCTTTTCCAGTAATGGCGAACAGTTGCTGACCGGCAGTGCCTCAGGTTTCGTGCAACTCTGGGATGTCGCCAGCGGCGAGGAGCTGCGCCGCTGGGAGCTACACAAGCGCGCCGCCTACGGCCCGACCAGCACCGCCGTGTACGCCGTCGCCTTCGCCACCGACGGCTATTACGCCATCGGTTCCAACGGCCTTATCAACCGCCTGCGCTAAATCTCTGCGGTAATACTTTCCTCTGCACAACGAAAAACCCGCAGCTCAAGCTGCGGGTTTGCGGATATTGCACGCGCTATCGGCTGATTACTTGGCCGCAGCTTCTGCCTGAGCTTCTGCCTGGGGGTTGATTTCCAGCAGCTCGACTTCAAACACCAGTGTTTCGTTGGGACCAATCGCATTGCCCATGCCACCGGGGCCGTAAGCCAGGTCAGCCGGAATTACCAGACGCGCCTTACCACCTTGCTTCATCAGCTGCAGACCTTCTGTCCAGCCCGGAATCACGCCGTTCAGCGGGAAGGACACCGGCTCGCCACGGGAGTAGGAACTGTCGAACT from Marinobacterium aestuarii includes these protein-coding regions:
- a CDS encoding WD40 repeat domain-containing protein; this translates as MRTTLAAGMVATLALLLTGCSRSEAPVSWHEYALQGAYSASLSEQGRFGVIGSIQHGASLWDTSSNARLFSWNHQPGQYSIIAATALSPDESFAATAGQQDLVLWNLISGQAVWYWSSPAEILAMDLSRGADYALLGLANHEAVYFDIKNGGVKRSLRHDARVRAVDLSLDGRLALTGSDAYKTRLWDLQSGALLQTLEFGNVVDTVALSPDSRLAFSAGNLDRAVIWDTASGEVLHTLSDFGSLFQRRMSFLSARFSSNGEQLLTGSASGFVQLWDVASGEELRRWELHKRAAYGPTSTAVYAVAFATDGYYAIGSNGLINRLR